The following coding sequences lie in one Cryptococcus neoformans var. neoformans B-3501A chromosome 14, whole genome shotgun sequence genomic window:
- a CDS encoding hypothetical protein (Similar to gi|34897622|ref|NP_910157.1| putative small nuclear ribonucleoprotein U1A [Oryza sativa], FASTA scores: opt: 500, E(): 5.6e-23, (36.777% identity (66.529% similar) in 242 aa overlap (46-280:12-249)); HMMPfam hit to RRM_1, RNA recognition motif. (a.k.a. RRM, RBD, or RNP domain), score: 79.9, E(): 6.7e-21): MAEVQAPPPAMNPEQTQSPLAEQIPAENGDAEVKAEEGAKQAQEEGEEDPNKIPDNACETLYLQNLNEKVRIPVMKETLYNLFKPYRPLQPIIAHHNIRMRGQAFVSFSDIESANEARKDVNEFPLYGKSIQIKFAKGLSDSIVKRKGDEKEFEEHTKRRLEEKKLKRKNNPLRQKAQAKLRADTTAGTAGPAAKKQRLQMPDEYLPPNSVLFVQNLPDGTTSEDLREVFEVHPGLIEIRTIPAKKDIAFVEFADEGAATIAKDALHNFKIDGETKMKVSVLLSP; encoded by the exons ATGGCTGAAGTAcaagctcctcctccagcgATGAACCCAGAACAAACACAATCGCCCCTTGCAGAGCAAATACCAGCAGAGAATGGAGATGCAGAAGTCAaggcggaggaaggggcTAAGCAAGcacaagaagagggagaggaagacccCAATAAAATTCCTGACAATGCTTGTGAAACGCTTTATCTTCAAAATTTGAACGAGAAGGTCCGGATACCAG tgatgaaggagacTTTGTATAATCTCTTTAAGCCTTACCGTCCTTTGCAACCAATCATTGCTCACCACAACATTCGTATGCGAGGACAAGCatttgtttctttttcgGACATCGAAAGTGCGAATGaggcgaggaaggatgTTAACGAGTTCCCATTGTACGGAAAGTCCATC CAAATAAAGTTTGCTAAAGGGTTGTCAGATAGCATTGTGAAGCGCAAGGGAGATGAAAAAGAGTTTGAAGAGCACACCAAGAGAAGGTtagaagagaaga AGCTCAAACGAAAGAATAACCCTCTCCGCCAGAAGGCTCAAGCCAAACTTCGCGCCGACACTACCGCGGGCACAGCCGGCCCAGCAGCCAAGAAACAACGTCTCCAAATGCCCGACGAGTACCTCCCTCCCAACTCTGTCTTATTCGTCCAAAATCTTCCCGATGGTACTACATCTGAAGATCTCCGAGAAGTATTTGAGGTCCACCCCGGTTTGATTGAGATTAGGACTATTCCCGCGAAGAAGGATATTGCGTTTGTGGAGTTTGCGGATGAAGGGGCGGCTACAATTGCAAAGGATGCTTTGCACAACTTTAAGATTGATGGtgagacgaagatgaaagtGAGTGTGCTTTTATCTCCATGA
- a CDS encoding hypothetical protein (Similar to gi|46096824|gb|EAK82057.1| hypothetical protein UM01098.1 [Ustilago maydis 521], FASTA scores: opt: 1174, E(): 1.1e-55, (43.775% identity (67.470% similar) in 498 aa overlap (43-498:905-1396))), with protein sequence MDEEMDVYSSDPYSSGYYSYYRSRFNPEPVERPPPITDYNIRFVEGSGSSHGKCIDLVFILDCTGSMQKYINSVRDHIIGICDMIRGEEGLNGPDDLRVAVVNYRDHPPQDSTYVYKFHPFTSDIPEVQNYLKGLTASGGGDGPEAVTAAMAATLTELEWRREAARMAVLVADAPPHGIGEGGDQFKQGDPDGHDPLVVARMMAQNGITMFMVACEDTLSGYSHAVDFFQAICNMTSGVMLPLTTADLLAMTIVGSVLENMDMERLIAEIGVEVAQRIKQKGESMQSVEEVAQELHERLLLRNEQTKQVRLPEVYVPHENAKKNVSTWMNAAYIGDAVPNILAVPGKRLTDKFRKQNYAAGFTYTPGGRLPPRRTSATPSATSAALPPTPSSPIHSSPPVTSSFSAASPPRRVVSDFKPFGAPASKNLSVFGAPMLSTPGPGGGMFGSMGRTPGAIGGMRDTKADEDDEDEDEEGARLRRDAISLDQARRIATQAVFRVARS encoded by the exons ATGGACGAAGAAATGGACGTCTACTCTTCCGATCCATATTCTTCTGGATACTACTCCTATTACCGCTCTCGGTTCAACCCTGAGCCCGTGGAGAGGCCTCCTCCTATCACAGACTACAATATCCGGTTTGTTGAGGGAAGTGGATCGAGTCATGGAAAGTGCAT AGACCTTGTGTTCATCCTAGACTGTACTGGGTCCATGCAGAAGTACATTAACTCAGTTAGAGATCACATCATTGGGATTTGTGATATGATCAGAGGCGAGGAGGGGTTGAATGGACCAGATGATCTTCGAGTGGCT GTTGTCAACTATCGAGACCATCCTCCTCAGGATAGTACTTATGTATACAAGTTCCACCCTTTCACCTCTGACATCCCAGAGGTTCAGAACTACCTCAAAGGTTTGACTG CGTCTGGTGGTGGGGATGGGCCCGAAGCTGTGACAGCGGCAATGGCGGCAACTCTCACCGAGCTTgaatggagaagggaagcgGCGAGGATGGCCGTGCTCGTGGCGGATGCTCCACCCCACGGTATCGGGGAGGGTGGTGACCAATTCAAACAGGGTGACCCCGACG GGCATGACCCTTTGGTAGTCGCGCGAATGATGGCTCAGAACGGTATTACTATG TTCATGGTCGCTTGCGAAGATACCCTGTCTGGATATAGC CACGCTGTTGACTTTTTTCAAGCCATCTGTAACATGACATCAGGTGTTATGCTCCCCCTCACGACCGCTGATCTCTTGGCAATGACGATTGTCGGCAGTGTTTTGGAGAACATGGACATGGAAAGGCTGATAGCCGAAATTGGTGTTGAAGTGGCTCAACGGATTAAGCAGAAAGGAGAGTCAATGCAGAGCGTTGAGGAAGTAGCTCA GGAATTGCATGAACGTTTGTTGCTGCGTAATGAGCAAACCAAGCAAGTGCGTCTTCCAGAGGTCTATGTCCCACATGAAAAtgcaaagaagaatgtgTCGACGTGGATGAACGCCGCATATATCGGTGATGCCGTACCCAACATACTTGCT GTCCCGGGTAAGAGGCTCACAGACAAATTCCGAAAACAAAACTACGCTGCTGGCTTCACATATACACCTGGTGGCCGTCTTCCTCCGCGTCGCACATCTGCCACCCCATCAGCAACGTCCGCCGCCCTTCCTCCTacaccttcatcccctatccactcttcccctccagTGACCTCCTCGTTTTCTGCGGCTTCACCTCCCAGACGAGTTGTTAGTGATTTCAAACCTTTTGGAGCACCCGCTTCGAAAAACCTCAGTGTCTTTGGCGCGCCGATGCTCTCTACACCAGGTCCGGGAGGTGGAATGTTTGGCTCGATGGGGAGGACGCCAGGTGCGATTGGGGGTATGAGAGATACGAAggcggatgaagatgatgaggatgaagatgaggaaggggcAAGGCTTAGGAGAGATGCGATTAGTTTGGATCAA GCGAGGAGAATCGCGACCCAGGCCGTTTTCCGAGTCGCTAGGTCCTAA
- a CDS encoding hypothetical protein (Similar to gi|131828|sp|P18631|RAG1_KLULA Low-affinity glucose transporter, FASTA scores: opt: 1292, E(): 1.8e-72, (38.124% identity (73.852% similar) in 501 aa overlap (8-502:67-561)); HMMPfam hit to Sugar_tr, Sugar (and other) transporter, score: 461.7, E(): 7.6e-136): protein MKSSIIFCFFAAFGGWVFGYDIGYISGCLIMPNFIQYMGEQDPTTGEWILSSQRQSIITSLLSAGTFFGALLQSFTSDRLGRRGSIIFWSIIFSVGIIIQVSSFGLAQITVGRFVAGLGVGALSAIVPLYVGEAAPKKLRGALLVLYQVQIASGLFLAYIVDLGTHHLKSSASWRIPVGLQLVWGAFLIVGGLLLPESPRLLLGRGDEKGALKAIARLNDCEVDDPLTRDVIKDLEEAIREENEGGKAGWLECFSTRSMILSVWKRTLNGCMVQFLQQLNGQNFYYYYGPVFFESADVPLSAYSIQAILGGISLATVIPAMWTIEHLGRRKSLLFGAAIQAACALIAGLVGHYYTDVAGVTDSMVKTGGNVLIAFAVIHVSMYSLFWGPTPWVILGETYPLRVRPKAIALAAAVNWLWNFLLSYFSPLIADDIGPLILLIFFGCLIFAFVYVFFMLPETRGITLEEVDELYRSKIPAWKSNSWKPSSHHAALDALEGESRKPVEVPAQAPGTLDETKPADEHLENAPAAKARIEGERGAREKSIV from the exons ATGAAGAGCTCGatcatcttctgcttctttgCTGCCT TCGGCGGCTGGGTATTCGGTTACGAT ATTGGATACATCTCAGGATGTCTGATCATG ccTAACTTTATCCAATACATGGGAGAACAAGATCCTACCACAGGGGAATGGATTCTCTCCTCACAGCGGCAAAGTATCATCACCTCTTTGCTGTCCGCCGGTACTTTCTTTGGCGCTCTCCTGCAAA GTTTTACCAGTGACAGACTTGGTAGAAGGGGATCGATCATCTTCTGGTCCATTATC TTCTCTGTTGGAATCATTATCCAAGTATCTTCCTTCGGTCTTGCTCAGATCACTGTCGG TCGATTCGTAGCCGGTCTCGGTGTCGGTGCACTCTCAGCTATCGTCCCGCTTTACGTGGGGGAAGCGGCCCCCAAGAAATTGCGAGGTGCTCTTCTCGTATTGTACCAAGTCCAGATCGCATCCGGTCTCTTCTTGGCCTACATCGTCGATCTTGGAAC ACATCACCTCAAGTCCTCAGCTTCATGGCGTATTCCTGTTGGTCTTCAGCTCGTTTGGGGTGCATTCCTAATTGTCGGCGGTTTACTCCTCCCTGAATCACCGCGTCTTCTGCTCGGTAGAGGTGACGAGAAAGGCGCCCTCAAGGCTATCGCGAGGTTAAATGACTGTGAAGTGGACGATCCCTTGACGAGAGATGTTatcaaggatttggaagaagccatcagggaggagaatgagggTGGAAAGGCTGGATGGTTAGAGTGTTTCAGCACGAGGAGTATGA TACTATCAGTGTGGAAGAGAACTCTGAACGGTTGCATGGTACAATTCTTGCAGCAACTCAACGGACA GAACTTCTACTACTAC TACGGCCCAGTATTCTTTGAGAGTGCTGACGTCCCTCTTTCTGCGTACT CTATCCAAGCCATTCTCGGCGGTATCTCCCTCGCCACAGTCATCCCCGCCATGTGGACCATCGAGCACCTTGGGCGACGTAAATCACTCCTTTTCGGCGCCGCTATTCAAGCTGCCTGTGCCCTCATCGCCGGCTTGGTTGGTCATTACTACACCGATGTGGCGGGTGTCACCGATTCCATGGTCAAGACGGGTGGTAACGTTTTAATTGCGTTTGCTGTCATTCATGTTTCCATGTACAGTTTGTTCTGGGGACCTACACCCT GGGTCATCCTGGGCGAGACTTACCCTCTCCGTGTTCGACCAAAGGCGATTGCTCTTGCTG CTGCTGTTAACTGGCTTTGgaatttccttctctcttaCTTCTCGCCTTTGATTGCTGATGACATCGGCCCTCT TATtctcttgatcttctttgGATGTCTTATCTTCGCTTTCGTCTACGTCTTCTTTATGCTTCCAGAG ACTCGAGGA ATTACCCTCGAAGAAGTCGATGAGCTCTACCGATCCAAAATACCCGCATGGAAGTCCAATAGCTGGAAACCTTCATCCCATCACGCGGCTCTCGACGCCCTTGAAGGCGAAAGCCGAAAACCAGTTGAGGTGCCTGCTCAGGCTCCTGGCACGCTGGATGAGACGAAGCCTGCGGATGAGCACTTGGAAAATGCGCCTGCGGCTAAGGCTAGGATTgagggggaaagaggagcgAGGGAAAAGAGTATTGTGTAA
- a CDS encoding hypothetical protein (Similar to gi|27461193|gb|AAL89824.1| monosaccharide transporter [Aspergillus niger], FASTA scores: opt: 1181, E(): 4.3e-67, (40.220% identity (72.527% similar) in 455 aa overlap (4-455:52-499)); HMMPfam hit to Sugar_tr, Sugar (and other) transporter, score: 433.8, E(): 2e-127) translates to MKSSIIFCFFAAFGGWVFGYDIGYISGCLIMPNFIQYMGEQDPTTGEWILSSQRQSIITSLLSAGTFFGALLQSFTSDRLGRRGSIIFWSIIFSVGIIIQVSSFGLAQITVGRFVAGLGVGALSAIVPLYVGEAAPKKLRGALLVLYQVQIASGLFLAYIVDLGTHHLKSSASWRIPVGLQLVWGAFLIVGGLLLPESPRLLLGRGDEKGALKAIARLNDCEVDDPLTRDVIKDLEEAIREENEGGKAGWLECFSTRSMMWKRTLNGCMVQFLQQLNGQNFYYYYGPVFFESADVPLSAYSIQAILGGISLATVIPAMWTIEHLGRRKSLLFGAAIQAACALIAGLVGHYYTDVAGVTDSMVKTGGNVLIAFAVIHVSMYSLFWGPTPWVILGETYPLRVRPKAIALAAAVNWLWNFLLSYFSPLIADDIGPLILLIFFGCLIFAFVYVFFMLPEVSNLRDTFRFTR, encoded by the exons ATGAAGAGCTCGatcatcttctgcttctttgCTGCCT TCGGCGGCTGGGTATTCGGTTACGAT ATTGGATACATCTCAGGATGTCTGATCATG ccTAACTTTATCCAATACATGGGAGAACAAGATCCTACCACAGGGGAATGGATTCTCTCCTCACAGCGGCAAAGTATCATCACCTCTTTGCTGTCCGCCGGTACTTTCTTTGGCGCTCTCCTGCAAA GTTTTACCAGTGACAGACTTGGTAGAAGGGGATCGATCATCTTCTGGTCCATTATC TTCTCTGTTGGAATCATTATCCAAGTATCTTCCTTCGGTCTTGCTCAGATCACTGTCGG TCGATTCGTAGCCGGTCTCGGTGTCGGTGCACTCTCAGCTATCGTCCCGCTTTACGTGGGGGAAGCGGCCCCCAAGAAATTGCGAGGTGCTCTTCTCGTATTGTACCAAGTCCAGATCGCATCCGGTCTCTTCTTGGCCTACATCGTCGATCTTGGAAC ACATCACCTCAAGTCCTCAGCTTCATGGCGTATTCCTGTTGGTCTTCAGCTCGTTTGGGGTGCATTCCTAATTGTCGGCGGTTTACTCCTCCCTGAATCACCGCGTCTTCTGCTCGGTAGAGGTGACGAGAAAGGCGCCCTCAAGGCTATCGCGAGGTTAAATGACTGTGAAGTGGACGATCCCTTGACGAGAGATGTTatcaaggatttggaagaagccatcagggaggagaatgagggTGGAAAGGCTGGATGGTTAGAGTGTTTCAGCACGAGGAGTATGA TGTGGAAGAGAACTCTGAACGGTTGCATGGTACAATTCTTGCAGCAACTCAACGGACA GAACTTCTACTACTAC TACGGCCCAGTATTCTTTGAGAGTGCTGACGTCCCTCTTTCTGCGTACT CTATCCAAGCCATTCTCGGCGGTATCTCCCTCGCCACAGTCATCCCCGCCATGTGGACCATCGAGCACCTTGGGCGACGTAAATCACTCCTTTTCGGCGCCGCTATTCAAGCTGCCTGTGCCCTCATCGCCGGCTTGGTTGGTCATTACTACACCGATGTGGCGGGTGTCACCGATTCCATGGTCAAGACGGGTGGTAACGTTTTAATTGCGTTTGCTGTCATTCATGTTTCCATGTACAGTTTGTTCTGGGGACCTACACCCT GGGTCATCCTGGGCGAGACTTACCCTCTCCGTGTTCGACCAAAGGCGATTGCTCTTGCTG CTGCTGTTAACTGGCTTTGgaatttccttctctcttaCTTCTCGCCTTTGATTGCTGATGACATCGGCCCTCT TATtctcttgatcttctttgGATGTCTTATCTTCGCTTTCGTCTACGTCTTCTTTATGCTTCCAGAGGTGAGTAACCTTCGGGACACATTCAGGTTCACGCGTTGA
- a CDS encoding hypothetical protein (Similar to gi|16505732|emb|CAD10036.1| deacetylase [Cryptococcus neoformans var. neoformans], FASTA scores: opt: 1650, E(): 2.9e-105, (98.419% identity (98.419% similar) in 253 aa overlap (1-253:1-249)); HMMPfam hit to Polysacc_deac_1, Polysaccharide deacetylase, score: 105.3, E(): 1.5e-28) has protein sequence MKFITSLFAVLAILSSVSASPTMKKRATVETINNCNQQGTVALTFDDGPYNYEAQVASALDGGKGTFFLNGANYVCIYDKADEIRALYDAGHTLGSHTWSHADLTQLDESGINEALFVELSKVEDAFVKILGVKPRYFRPPYGNINDNVLNVLSERGYTKVFLWSDDTGDANGESVSYSEGVLDNVIQDYPNPHLVLDHSTIETTSSEVLPYAVPKLQSAGYQLVTVGECLGTDESPYEWVDCPGERDSSWQC, from the exons ATGAAGTTCATCACAAGCCTCTTTGCCGTTCTTGCCATTCTCTCAAGTGTCTCTGCTTCTCCTACCATGAAGAAACGTGCGACCGTCGAA ACTATCAACAACTGTAATCAGCAGGGCACTGTTGCTCTGACCTTTGACG ATGGCCCTTACAATTACGAAGCCCAAGTTGCTTCTGCCCTTGACGGGGGTAAGGGTACTTTTTTCCTCAAC GGCGCGAATTATGTCTGCATCTACGACAAGGCCGATGAAATCAGAGCTTTGTATGATGCCGGCCACACTCTTGGTTCTCACACTTGGTCTCACGCCGACCTTACCCAGTTAGATGAATCCGGGATCAACGAGG CTCTCTTCGTAGAACTCTCCAAGGTCGAAGATGCCTTTGTCAAGATCCTTGGTGTCAAGCCTCGATACTTCCGACCCCCTTACGGTAACATCAACGACAACGTCTTGAACGTCCTCAGTGAAAGGGGTTACACGA AGGTGTTTTTGTGGTCTGATGACACTGGGGATGCCAACGGCGAGTCGGTCAGTTACTCCGAGGGGGTATTGGACAACGTTATCC AGGATTATCCTAACCCTCATCTTGTCCTTGATCACTCTACCATCGAGACGACCTCCTCCGAGGTTCTCCCTTACGCTGTACCCAAGCTCCAGAGTGCTGGCTACCAACTGGTCACTGTCGGTGAATGTCTCGGCACCGACGAATCTCCTTACGAATGGGTTGATTGCCCTGGAGAGAGGGATAGCTCTTGGCAATGCTAA
- a CDS encoding hypothetical protein (Match to ESTs gb|CF190752.1|CF190752, gb|CF187549.1|CF187549, gb|CF185885.1|CF185885; Similar to gi|23500634|ref|NP_700074.1| conserved hypothetical protein [Brucella suis 1330], FASTA scores: opt: 1466, E(): 2.2e-87, (51.522% identity (76.739% similar) in 460 aa overlap (3-448:1-456)); HMMPfam hit to DUF1338, Protein of unknown function (DUF1338), score: 144.9, E(): 1.7e-40), which produces MTLTQSKFVDPNELRADFCTALSDMYRQEVPLYGDLVSLVDEVNSKVTTASPGLWEVGDRLRVERHGAIRLGKPSELAMIARLFRQLGMFPVGYYDLSTSGVPVHATAFRPVTPEALDIHPFRVFTSLLRPELIVDEQLRAEVEEILEARDIFHPTVKALVAKAEEQGGVLPEDAKELVEKALETFKWHEKALVTHDVYERMKRMHPLLADIAGFRGPHINHLTPRVLDIDMVQRMMGERGIPPKRTIEGPPKRICPILLRQTSFQALTEPILFADASPGATNHGKHRARFGEIESRGCALTPKGHSLYQQLMSQVGSLTPTDDNDKWQARLSSIFTAFPDSWAVLRSEKLAYFKYKVNPLPFSPVEPKSLEQLIQAGVVTFVPIVYEDFLPASAAGIFQSNLGEHDKQTVEGKGEAKEELEEYVGGKVWDYFALYEKMEKESIEEVKRLTSCTLE; this is translated from the exons ATGACGCTCACCCAGTCCAAGTTCGTTGACCCCAATGAGCTCCGCGCAGATTTCTGCACTGCCCTCTCAGATATGTACAGGCAAGAAGTCCCTCTTTACGGCGACCTCGTATCTCTTGTCGATGAAGTCAACTCCAAAGTGACCACCGCTTCGCCTGGTTTATGGGAAGTTGGAG ACCGTCTCCGAGTTGAGCGACATGGTGCGATCCGTCTCGGTAAACCTTCTGAACTCGCCATGATTGCCCGTCTCTTCCGTCAACTCGGCATGTTCCCCGTCGGGTACTACGATCTCTCCACATCAGGTGTCCCCGTCCATGCTACTGCTTTCCGACCGGTCACCCCTGAAGCCCTCGACATTCATCCCTTCCGTGtcttcacctctctccttcgACCAGAATTGATCGTTGACGAGCAACTCCGTGCCGAAGTTGAGGAGATTCTCGAAGCGAGGGACATCTTCCACCCTACTGTCAAGGCGCTTGTGGCTAAGGCTGAAGAACAAGGTGGTGTCTTGCCAGAAGATGCGAAGGAGCTTGTAGAGAAGGCACTTGAGACTTTCAAGTGGCACGAGAAGGCCCTGGTAACTCACGACGTTTAcgagaggatgaagaggatgcaCCCGCTTTTGGCGGATATTGCTGGTTTCAGGGGCCCTCATATCAACCATCTCACACCGCGAGTATTGGATATCGACATGGTTCAGAGAATGATGGGCGAGCGGGG AATCCCTCCCAAACGAACAATCGAAGGTCCCCCCAAACGTATTTGCCCTATCCTCCTTCGTCAGACATCGTTCCAAGCTCTCACTGAACCTATCCTCTTTGCGGATGCCTCGCCAGGGGCTACCAACCACGGCAAACACCGGGCAAGATTTGGTGAGATTGAATCCCGTGGATGTGCCCTTACTCCTAAAG GACACTCGCTTTACCAACAACTCATGTCACAGGTCGGATCTCTCACTCCGACCGACGATAACGACAAATGGCAAGCCCgtctctcctccatcttcaccgCCTTCCCCGATTCTTGGGCTGTCCTCCGGTCCGAGAAACTTGCCTACTTTAAGTACAAAGTGAAcccccttcccttctcccccgTCGAGCCGAAGTCTCTGGAGCAGCTGATCCAAGCTGGAGTGGTAACCTTTGTGCCGATTGTTTATGAAGATTTTCTTCCGGCTAGTGCGGCGGGGATCTTCCAATCGAACTTGGGTGAGCATGATAAGCAGACTGTGGAAGGTAAAGGTgaggcgaaggaagagttggaagagtaTGTTGGAGGAAAAGTCTGGGATTACTTTGCTTTGTatgaaaagatggaaaaggaatCAATAGAAGAGGTTAAGAGGTTGACAAGCTGTACTTTGGAATAG
- a CDS encoding hypothetical protein (Similar to gi|46100929|gb|EAK86162.1| hypothetical protein UM04862.1 [Ustilago maydis 521], FASTA scores: opt: 634, E(): 1.3e-32, (35.802% identity (63.580% similar) in 324 aa overlap (30-343:31-341)); HMMPfam hit to D123, D123, score: 169.3, E(): 7.7e-48): protein MPVPTQSNHVYTLFPTLTREQIDAARTSAWYDTFADLTFPAQFIDLKELGEEEEFLRWLEADSIFLPEGSEGSQPPPISTVSDSLPTPRSRSNSDTDDSSSSSSVAPVYHLPKLNAAVRQAIEQYGGAVFPKLNWTSPKDAAFILPQASSGPLYCSSPADMYLLLKSSDFISHDIDHERAYSGVQDPQVEEKPKIELVLKKFESLNPSREVRCFVRNNVLVGITQRDMNFYDHLQPEEVRSKISRTVREFWEDEIRENYEGGDDYVFDLYLSPSFDSATIIDFQPYRESTDPLLFTYEELLAILQDSVFPSDSEFRPRLPLFKIIDSQAHPAVTRNAPTYQSNMMPLEMIEFSEGRNMAEFKEAWDEAVRMGMTE, encoded by the exons ATGCCGGTTCCTACTCAGTCAAACCATGTTTATACACTCTTTCCTACCCTTACTCGCGAACAGATCGACGCTGCTCGCACTTCAGCGTGGTACGATACTTTTGCGGACCTCACCTTCCCAGCCCAGTTTATTGATCTCAAGGAACTgggcgaagaggaggagttCTTGAGG TGGCTCGAAGCTGATTCGATTTTTCTGCCAGAAGGCAGCGAAGG AAGTCAACCGCCTCCTATATCTACGGTCTCCGATTCTTTACCTACGCCTCGATCTCGCTCCAATTCCGACACTGATGACAGCagctcctcgtcttctgtTGCGCCCGTGTATCACCTACCGAAGCTCAACGCTGCTGTAAGACAAGCTATCGAGCAATATGGTGGTGCTGTATTTCCAAAGCTCAACTGGACCAGTCCAAAG GACGCCGCGTTTATACTCCCCCAAGCATCCTCAGGGCCGTTATACTGCTCTTCCCCTGCGGACATGTACTTACTCCTCAAATCAAGCGATTTTATCTCTCATGATATTGACCACGAAAGGGCGTACTCTGGGGTACAAGATCCGCAGGTTGAGGAGAAACCAAAGATTGAATTGGTCTTAAAGAAATTTGAAAGCCTCAACCCATCAAGGGAAGTGAGATGTTTTGTACGAAACAACGTGCTTGTTG GCATAACGCAGCGTGACATGAACTTTTATGATCATTTGCAGCCAGAAGAAGTACGCAGTAAGATCTCTCGAACAGTGCGGGAGTTCTGGGAGGACGAAATTCGGGAAAACTACGAAGGAGGGGATGACT ATGTTTTTGACCTCTATCTATCTCCAAGCTTTGACTCAGCAACTATCATCGACTTCCAACCATACCGAGAATCTACCGaccctctcctcttcacatACGAAGAGCTCCTTGCTATTCTTCAAGACTCTGTGTTCCCATCCGACTCCGAGTTTCGCCCCCGACTGCCATTATTTAAAATTATTGACTCTCAAGCCCACCCTGCTGTTACGAGGAATGCCCCAACTTACCAAAGCAATATGATGCCTTTAGAGATGATTGAATTTAGTGAAGGCAGAAACATGGCCGAGTTTAAGGAGGCATGGGATGAGGCTGTGAGAATGGGTATGACTGAATAA
- a CDS encoding hypothetical protein (Match to ESTs gb|CF190230.1|CF190230, gb|CF187385.1|CF187385, gb|CF185433.1|CF185433): MFARSFLRTTATTMPMARTLMARKITTAAPAQVGPIQAFFRDVPVPVDAYPLIGIVVVMCSGATYMLSKHIYEDRDHLRWAPQRGGVKFIVPQ; encoded by the exons ATGTTTGCTCGATCATTTCTTCGAACCACCGCTACCACTATGCCTATGGCTCGTACCTTGATGGCCAGGAAGATCACCACTGCTGCTCCGGCCCAAGTTGGACCT ATTCAAGCCTTTTTCCGTGATGTCCCTGTTCCCGTTGATGCCTACCCCTTAATTGGTATCGTCGTAGTCATGTGCTCTGGAGCCACCTACA TGCTCAGCAAGCACATTTACGAAGACCGTGACCATCTTCGATGGGCCCCTCAACGGGGAGGTGTCAAATTTATTGTACCTCAGTAA
- a CDS encoding hypothetical protein (Match to ESTs gb|CF193670.1|CF193670, gb|CF193669.1|CF193669, gb|CF192035.1|CF192035) translates to MFAARSLLRSSTMPMARNMMARKISTAAPAHMGPIRAFFHDVPIPVDAYPLVGIVVVMCSGATYMLSKHIYEDRDHLRWAPQRGGVRFLLPNQ, encoded by the exons ATGTTCGCTGCCAGGTCCCTTCTTCGATCTTCCACTATGCCTATGGCGAGGAACAtgatggcaaggaaaatATCTACAGCCGCTCCAGCCCATATGGGACCA ATCCGAGCTTTCTTCCATGATGTTCCCATCCCTGTCGATGCCTACCCTTTAGTCGGTATCGTCGTCGTCATGTGCTCCGGAGCTACTTACA TGCTCAGCAAACACATCTACGAAGATCGTGACCATCTTCGATGGGCTCCCCAACGAGGAGGTGTCAGGTTTCTCCTCCCTAACCAATAA